Proteins encoded within one genomic window of Bacillus thuringiensis:
- a CDS encoding TSUP family transporter — protein MDELSFQVIILLIAFGFLAAFIDSVVGGGGLISLPALMFVGLPPASAIATNKLAATMGTFTSAIYFIRSGKVDFKIVGKLIPLTVIGAVAGALVVKFIPPDILRPLVLVMLVFIAIYIIAKKDWGSVSTYKKMTKRKTLIFFFVILMIGFYDGFFGPGTGSFLIFAFLLIGLDFIQAAASGKLLNFVSNIVSLITFLFLDVIHFEYGIIMGLSMIFGAYFGSKFAVQKGVGYVRTLFLLVTILLIGKNVLEYTHIL, from the coding sequence ATGGACGAACTAAGTTTTCAAGTCATTATTTTATTAATTGCATTCGGATTTTTAGCAGCGTTTATTGATTCAGTTGTTGGCGGTGGAGGATTAATTTCGCTTCCGGCACTTATGTTTGTTGGTTTACCACCAGCTTCGGCCATTGCAACGAATAAATTAGCTGCAACGATGGGGACGTTTACGAGTGCAATTTATTTTATTCGATCGGGAAAGGTCGATTTTAAAATTGTAGGAAAGTTAATCCCATTAACTGTTATAGGAGCAGTCGCAGGTGCTTTAGTAGTAAAGTTTATTCCGCCGGATATTTTACGTCCGCTAGTGCTTGTGATGTTGGTATTCATTGCCATTTATATTATTGCGAAAAAGGATTGGGGAAGTGTATCTACTTATAAGAAGATGACGAAAAGAAAAACATTAATATTTTTCTTTGTTATTTTAATGATAGGGTTTTACGATGGATTTTTTGGACCAGGGACAGGATCCTTTTTAATTTTTGCATTTTTATTAATTGGTTTGGATTTTATTCAAGCGGCAGCATCTGGAAAACTTTTGAACTTTGTGAGTAATATCGTATCGTTAATTACTTTTTTATTTTTAGACGTAATTCATTTTGAATACGGTATTATTATGGGATTATCGATGATTTTTGGTGCTTATTTTGGATCGAAGTTTGCAGTTCAAAAAGGTGTTGGATATGTAAGAACTTTATTTTTATTAGTTACTATATTATTGATCGGAAAAAATGTTTTGGAATATACTCATATTTTGTAG